The following coding sequences lie in one Corynebacterium anserum genomic window:
- a CDS encoding acyl-CoA carboxylase subunit beta has protein sequence MTDTTATTAAKLEELQRRLDKAQDPGSERAKAKRDEAGLTTPRQRIDTLLDEGTFIEIGALGKAPGDKDAPYGDGVVTGYGQINGRTVAVYAHDKTVYGGSVGETFGKKVVEIMDMATRIGCPIIGINDSGGARIQDAVTSLAMYSEIARRQLPLSGQSPQISILLGPSAGGAVYAPVTTDFLVAVDKRTQMFVTGPAVIESVTGEKISHEELGGAHAQARNGNISYVAPSEEEAFNYVKDLLDFLPSSMYDETPQFWAPSDDLIERDSELASVIPDDPNAGYDILEVLTRIFDDENVLEVQDEYGPNMFTGFARIDGQAVGVVANQPIVLAGCIDADAADKAARFIRICDAYNIPLVFVVDTPGYLPGVEQEKVGLIHRGARLGFAMVEATVPKITVIVRKAFGGAYAVMGSKNLGADVNLAWPTAQIAVMGAEAAVVMMQGKQLAQMPGEARPAARKMFMDFYNAHMTSPYVAAERGYLDAIIDPQETRVRLRRALRQLKNKTVLEAEKKHTIMPM, from the coding sequence GTGACGGACACAACGGCAACGACCGCAGCCAAGCTCGAAGAACTCCAGCGCCGTTTAGACAAGGCGCAGGATCCGGGCTCGGAGCGTGCCAAGGCCAAGCGTGACGAAGCTGGGTTGACCACCCCACGCCAGCGCATCGACACGCTGCTGGACGAGGGCACCTTCATTGAGATCGGAGCCCTCGGCAAAGCCCCGGGGGATAAGGACGCTCCTTATGGCGATGGGGTGGTAACTGGCTATGGCCAGATCAACGGCCGAACTGTCGCGGTATATGCGCACGATAAGACCGTTTACGGTGGTTCGGTGGGTGAGACCTTTGGCAAGAAGGTTGTGGAGATCATGGACATGGCTACCCGCATAGGCTGCCCGATCATCGGTATTAACGACTCCGGTGGCGCGCGCATCCAAGACGCCGTGACCTCCCTGGCGATGTACTCCGAAATTGCCCGACGCCAACTTCCCCTCTCAGGCCAATCCCCACAGATATCGATTCTCCTTGGTCCGTCTGCAGGCGGAGCTGTCTATGCACCCGTCACTACCGACTTTCTTGTCGCGGTGGATAAGCGCACGCAAATGTTTGTCACAGGACCCGCTGTTATTGAGTCGGTGACGGGTGAAAAGATCTCCCACGAGGAGCTCGGCGGGGCTCATGCGCAGGCACGCAATGGCAACATCTCCTACGTGGCACCGAGTGAGGAGGAAGCTTTTAACTATGTGAAAGACCTCCTCGATTTCTTGCCATCGTCGATGTACGACGAGACTCCGCAGTTCTGGGCACCAAGTGATGACCTCATCGAACGCGATAGTGAGCTAGCCAGCGTGATTCCAGACGACCCGAATGCCGGCTACGACATTCTCGAAGTGCTCACGCGCATTTTTGACGATGAAAATGTACTAGAGGTTCAGGATGAATACGGGCCGAACATGTTCACTGGTTTCGCGCGCATCGATGGACAAGCCGTTGGCGTGGTAGCTAATCAGCCGATAGTTCTGGCGGGGTGTATCGACGCGGATGCGGCGGACAAAGCTGCGCGTTTCATCCGTATCTGTGATGCCTACAATATTCCGCTGGTATTCGTAGTGGACACTCCCGGATACCTCCCCGGCGTGGAGCAAGAAAAGGTCGGTCTGATTCATCGAGGTGCGCGGTTGGGTTTTGCGATGGTGGAAGCGACAGTGCCGAAGATCACCGTCATTGTGCGCAAAGCCTTCGGAGGTGCTTATGCAGTTATGGGTAGTAAGAACCTCGGGGCGGACGTGAACCTCGCGTGGCCGACGGCTCAAATCGCCGTAATGGGAGCTGAAGCGGCAGTGGTGATGATGCAGGGCAAGCAATTGGCACAGATGCCTGGGGAAGCTCGTCCGGCAGCTCGGAAAATGTTCATGGATTTTTATAACGCACATATGACGAGCCCTTACGTCGCAGCTGAGCGGGGGTATTTGGATGCGATTATTGACCCGCAAGAGACTCGAGTTCGCTTGCGTAGAGCACTGCGTCAGCTGAAGAATAAAACGGTTTTAGAGGCGGAAAAAAAGCACACCATTATGCCTATGTGA